A stretch of Deinobacterium chartae DNA encodes these proteins:
- a CDS encoding HAMP domain-containing sensor histidine kinase: MTLRWRLTLIYTSLLAFLLAVVMVSVVGILERNLYAAVRNDLQQNLLQITEINNKTYLRLLLNLQGRDIVYPDVFYQLDTVLGIGGTLEQVRQLSGEDIVNALDRVDASATLANQPPIRLAAEDYRALISNPDNYITVRRSIELADGPHTLMLLLSLAEIPLPTASGTLNTLGIIYIGKDLGAIDDAIRRLQVIMWVVSLVAIVGMGAGSYILSGRALKPLRQVRDAAEEISEKTLRRRVPEPNTADEVAALAKTLNRMLGRLEASFEMQRRFTSDASHELRTPVTAIGGHAGYLLRRTQVTEQQAESLNIIKNESERLSQLISSLLELARADSGGSPLQVQPMLAQPFLEDILREMRPLLGDSTLEVQGEEVDFHADPSKLRQVVINLVSNALKAGAKHITMRSSLEEGAVHFRIEDNGPGIPAEHLEKLFDRFYRVEESRSRDVGGSGLGLSIAKSIVDAHGGRIWIESSLGVGTTVHVLLPLEEKPAEKPAGKGRAERRERVEG; the protein is encoded by the coding sequence GTGACCCTACGCTGGCGCCTCACGCTGATTTACACCTCGCTGCTGGCCTTTCTGCTGGCCGTGGTGATGGTCTCGGTGGTCGGCATCCTCGAGCGGAACCTGTACGCTGCGGTGCGCAACGACCTGCAACAGAACCTGTTGCAGATCACCGAGATCAACAACAAGACCTACCTGCGACTGCTGCTGAACCTGCAGGGCCGCGACATCGTCTATCCTGACGTCTTCTACCAGCTCGACACGGTGCTGGGCATCGGCGGCACCCTCGAGCAGGTCCGCCAGCTCAGCGGCGAAGACATCGTCAATGCCCTGGACCGGGTGGACGCCAGCGCGACCCTGGCCAATCAGCCTCCCATCCGGCTCGCGGCCGAAGACTACCGCGCGCTGATCAGCAACCCTGACAACTACATCACCGTACGGCGCAGCATCGAACTCGCCGACGGGCCGCACACCCTGATGCTGCTGCTGAGCCTGGCCGAGATTCCGCTGCCCACCGCCTCGGGCACCCTCAACACGCTGGGCATCATCTATATCGGTAAGGACCTGGGCGCCATCGATGACGCCATCCGGCGCTTGCAGGTCATCATGTGGGTGGTTTCGCTGGTCGCCATCGTGGGCATGGGAGCGGGCTCGTACATCCTGTCCGGACGCGCCCTCAAGCCGCTGCGCCAGGTGCGCGACGCCGCCGAGGAGATCTCGGAGAAGACCCTGCGCCGCCGCGTACCCGAACCGAACACCGCCGACGAGGTGGCGGCCCTTGCCAAGACCCTCAACCGCATGCTCGGACGCCTCGAGGCCTCGTTCGAGATGCAGCGCCGCTTCACCTCGGACGCCTCGCACGAACTGCGCACCCCGGTCACCGCGATCGGCGGGCACGCCGGTTACCTGCTGCGCCGCACCCAGGTGACCGAACAGCAGGCCGAGAGCTTAAACATCATCAAAAACGAGTCCGAACGGCTCTCTCAGCTGATCTCCAGCCTGCTCGAGCTGGCGCGCGCCGACAGCGGCGGCTCTCCGCTGCAGGTGCAGCCGATGCTGGCCCAACCCTTCCTCGAGGACATCTTACGCGAGATGCGCCCGCTGCTGGGCGACAGCACCCTCGAGGTGCAGGGCGAGGAGGTCGACTTCCACGCTGACCCGAGCAAGCTGCGCCAGGTCGTGATCAACCTGGTGTCCAACGCCCTCAAGGCCGGGGCCAAACACATCACCATGCGCTCGTCGCTCGAGGAGGGCGCGGTGCACTTTCGCATCGAGGACAACGGCCCCGGCATCCCCGCCGAACACCTCGAAAAGCTGTTCGACCGTTTTTACCGCGTGGAAGAGTCGCGCTCGCGCGACGTGGGCGGCTCGGGCCTGGGACTGTCCATCGCCAAGAGCATCGTAGATGCCCACGGCGGACGCATCTGGATCGAAAGCAGCCTCGGCGTGGGCACCACCGTCCACGTGCTGCTGCCCCTCGAGGAAAAACCCGCCGAAAAGCCGGCGGGCAAGGGCCGCGCGGAGCGCCGCGAGCGGGTGGAGGGCTGA
- a CDS encoding GrpB family protein: MTQDSAQGIAVVTYDPAWPGLYAGERDRILEAAAGRIVEIEHVGSTAVPGLRAKPIIDVMAAVADLEVAARLAADLEVLGYRMVETGMRGRLFLTRQDLAGGQSYHLHLVERSGWETRKERLMRDELLSDPQAVRAYGELKTQLALLHAHDGLAYTRAKTAFVQSLVDRARAARGLPRVDVWEAD, from the coding sequence ATGACTCAGGATTCTGCGCAAGGGATTGCGGTCGTTACTTACGATCCGGCGTGGCCCGGGCTTTACGCCGGTGAGCGCGACCGTATCCTCGAGGCGGCTGCGGGGCGCATCGTCGAGATCGAGCACGTAGGCAGCACCGCCGTTCCAGGCCTGCGTGCCAAACCGATCATCGACGTCATGGCGGCGGTGGCCGACCTCGAGGTGGCCGCGCGCCTGGCCGCCGACCTCGAGGTGCTCGGCTACCGGATGGTCGAGACCGGCATGCGCGGGCGCCTGTTCCTGACGCGCCAAGATCTTGCGGGTGGGCAGAGCTACCACCTGCACCTGGTGGAGCGCTCGGGCTGGGAGACCCGCAAGGAGCGCCTGATGCGGGACGAACTGCTCTCGGATCCGCAGGCGGTACGGGCTTACGGCGAACTGAAAACGCAACTCGCGCTCCTTCATGCACACGACGGCCTGGCCTATACCCGTGCCAAGACGGCCTTCGTGCAGTCCTTGGTGGACCGTGCCCGAGCTGCCCGGGGACTGCCTCGCGTGGACGTCTGGGAAGCGGACTGA
- a CDS encoding DUF2089 domain-containing protein translates to MTQPLPIPFPGVDETPVVTALEFPEAGVTVTGRFALNEFALLEPENLEFLRLYIKVRGNLKEVERILGVSYPTVRSRFDALLRAIGYEPENPDPRDETLMMLERGQISPEEALKRLKK, encoded by the coding sequence ATGACCCAGCCCTTACCCATTCCCTTTCCCGGTGTCGACGAAACTCCGGTAGTGACCGCGCTCGAGTTCCCCGAGGCCGGCGTGACCGTCACCGGCCGCTTCGCGCTCAACGAATTCGCGCTGCTCGAGCCGGAAAACCTCGAGTTTTTGCGGCTCTACATCAAGGTGCGCGGCAACCTCAAGGAAGTCGAGCGCATCCTGGGCGTGTCCTACCCGACCGTCCGCTCGCGCTTCGACGCCCTGCTGCGCGCCATCGGCTACGAACCCGAGAACCCCGATCCGCGCGACGAGACGCTGATGATGCTCGAGCGCGGGCAGATCAGCCCGGAAGAGGCGCTCAAGCGGCTGAAGAAGTAA